A section of the Stenotrophomonas sp. 364 genome encodes:
- a CDS encoding glycosyltransferase: MRIVIDLQGAQSGSRFRGIGRYSLSLALAMVRNAGSHEIHVVLNGRFEDSIEPIIKAFGDTLPADRFHIWLPVRTAGLVGDDGVDDRLREAFLQALKPDIVHVSSLFEGLGEPAITSIGVGSTPMRTAVTLFDLIPLIYRKRYLDNPVMARWYHGKIAQMRRADLLLGISASAAQEAVDHLGFDADGVVNISSAIDEGFQRLGADALDEAAVRGRYALTRPFVMYTGGIDHRKNIEGLIRAYAKLPKNVRSAHQLAIVCSVHEEPRRLLTALMRDCGLREDEVVLTGFVPEEDLVALYNIARLFVFPSWHEGFGLPALEAMQCGAPVIGAATSSLPEVIGLEEALFDPYDDLAIMQKMAQGLTDEAFRARLLAHAPVQALKFSWDASAIKAIAAMEACCERPLAAPRPRLAYVSPMPPERSGIADYSAELVPELARFYEIDVILTQPGIDDHAVEGTARVRDLAWFQAHGAGYDRVIYHFGNSMYHAHMVEMLERVPGVVVLHDFFLSGLFAYRELAMGMRGTWNEALYRSHGYVPMPAKADRQHEQLMQDYPCNFTVLSAAQGVVVHSAVSRRMAQQYYPCGDTASWREVPLMRAPAFPGTAERRAARAALGLPENAFVVCSFGFMAPSKQNARLVDAWLASPLAKDERCHLVFVGQADPNDYGHALERSIQSSPAGKRIHITGFAERDDFRRYLMAGDVAVQLRTFSRGETSAAVLDAMNHGLATVVNANGAMADLPDHVVIKLPDAFDDASLQDALVTLYRDDALRARLSADARAFMLDVHGPRRCAEAYHQAIEAFHVAAEGSPQALVTSLGRYLAHGGGMVDEAALGQAMAWSFPAASTCPQALVDIDALSAAGNENALERLRVLLLAPPPGWRIEPVTCRGDGVYHYARKATLALLGCPDDMLADDPVDAAPGDLLLGMPGAQAVDSVARQHLRWIGVQEANWDDWAPRMHAG, from the coding sequence GTGCGCATCGTAATCGACCTTCAGGGGGCGCAGTCCGGCAGCCGCTTCCGTGGTATCGGCCGCTATTCGTTGTCGCTGGCGTTGGCCATGGTGCGCAATGCGGGCAGCCACGAGATCCATGTCGTGCTCAATGGCCGCTTCGAGGACAGCATCGAGCCGATCATCAAGGCGTTCGGTGACACGCTTCCGGCGGACCGTTTCCACATCTGGCTGCCTGTGCGCACGGCCGGACTGGTCGGTGACGATGGGGTGGATGATCGCCTGCGTGAAGCCTTCCTGCAGGCGTTGAAGCCGGACATCGTGCATGTGTCCAGTCTGTTTGAAGGGCTGGGCGAGCCTGCCATCACCAGCATCGGCGTTGGCAGCACCCCGATGCGCACGGCGGTGACCCTGTTCGATCTGATTCCGCTGATCTACCGCAAGCGTTACCTGGACAACCCGGTGATGGCGCGCTGGTATCACGGCAAGATCGCGCAGATGCGGCGGGCCGACCTGCTGCTGGGCATCTCCGCCTCGGCCGCGCAGGAGGCAGTGGACCATCTCGGCTTCGATGCCGACGGCGTGGTCAATATTTCTTCGGCCATCGACGAGGGCTTCCAGCGCCTGGGTGCCGATGCCCTGGACGAGGCGGCTGTCCGTGGCAGGTACGCGCTGACGCGTCCCTTTGTGATGTACACCGGCGGCATCGACCATCGCAAGAACATTGAAGGGCTGATCCGCGCCTATGCGAAATTGCCCAAGAACGTGCGATCGGCGCATCAGCTGGCCATCGTGTGCTCCGTGCACGAAGAGCCGCGACGCCTGCTGACCGCCCTCATGCGCGACTGTGGATTGCGCGAGGACGAAGTGGTGCTCACCGGGTTCGTGCCGGAGGAGGACCTGGTGGCGCTGTACAACATCGCGCGGCTGTTCGTGTTCCCGTCCTGGCATGAAGGATTTGGCCTGCCCGCGCTGGAGGCGATGCAGTGTGGTGCCCCGGTGATCGGTGCGGCCACGTCCAGCCTGCCGGAGGTCATCGGCCTGGAAGAGGCCCTGTTCGACCCCTATGACGATCTGGCCATCATGCAGAAGATGGCGCAGGGCCTGACTGACGAGGCCTTCCGCGCGCGGCTGCTCGCGCACGCGCCGGTGCAGGCGCTGAAGTTCTCCTGGGATGCCAGCGCCATCAAGGCCATCGCGGCCATGGAGGCATGCTGTGAGCGTCCGCTGGCGGCCCCGCGGCCCCGCTTGGCCTACGTTTCGCCGATGCCGCCGGAGCGCAGCGGGATCGCCGACTACAGTGCCGAGCTGGTGCCCGAGCTGGCGCGCTTCTATGAGATCGATGTGATCCTCACCCAGCCCGGGATCGACGACCATGCCGTGGAGGGCACGGCGCGGGTGCGCGATCTGGCGTGGTTCCAGGCGCACGGCGCCGGCTATGACCGGGTGATCTACCATTTCGGCAACTCGATGTACCACGCCCACATGGTGGAGATGCTGGAGCGGGTGCCGGGCGTGGTGGTGCTGCACGATTTCTTCCTCAGTGGCCTGTTCGCCTACCGCGAACTGGCCATGGGAATGCGTGGCACGTGGAACGAGGCGTTGTACCGCTCGCATGGTTACGTGCCCATGCCGGCCAAGGCCGACCGCCAGCACGAACAGCTCATGCAGGACTATCCGTGCAATTTCACGGTGCTGTCTGCGGCGCAGGGCGTGGTTGTCCATTCTGCCGTTTCGCGGCGGATGGCCCAGCAGTACTACCCGTGCGGTGATACGGCGTCGTGGCGTGAGGTTCCCCTCATGCGTGCGCCGGCGTTCCCCGGCACGGCCGAGCGCCGTGCTGCACGCGCAGCGCTGGGCCTGCCTGAAAACGCCTTCGTGGTCTGCAGCTTCGGCTTCATGGCGCCATCCAAGCAGAACGCACGCCTTGTCGACGCGTGGCTGGCGTCACCGCTGGCCAAGGACGAGCGGTGCCACCTGGTCTTCGTCGGCCAGGCCGATCCGAACGACTACGGCCATGCGCTTGAGCGCAGCATCCAGTCCAGTCCGGCAGGCAAGCGTATCCACATCACCGGGTTCGCCGAGCGGGACGATTTCCGCCGCTACCTGATGGCCGGCGACGTTGCCGTGCAGCTGCGGACCTTCTCGCGAGGCGAGACGTCGGCTGCGGTCCTGGACGCGATGAACCATGGGCTGGCCACGGTGGTGAATGCCAACGGCGCCATGGCCGACCTGCCGGACCATGTCGTCATCAAGTTGCCCGATGCGTTCGACGATGCGTCGCTGCAGGATGCACTGGTCACGCTCTACCGCGATGACGCGCTGCGCGCGCGCCTGTCCGCCGACGCCCGGGCGTTCATGCTCGACGTCCACGGGCCGCGTCGATGCGCAGAGGCGTACCACCAGGCCATCGAAGCGTTCCATGTCGCTGCCGAGGGGTCACCGCAGGCGTTGGTTACCTCGCTCGGTCGTTACCTGGCCCACGGCGGCGGGATGGTGGATGAAGCCGCGCTTGGCCAGGCCATGGCCTGGAGTTTCCCGGCGGCGTCGACCTGCCCCCAGGCATTGGTGGATATCGATGCGCTGAGTGCGGCCGGCAACGAGAACGCGCTGGAGCGACTGCGCGTGCTGCTGCTGGCGCCGCCACCAGGCTGGCGGATCGAGCCGGTGACCTGCCGCGGTGACGGCGTCTACCACTACGCGCGCAAGGCAACGCTGGCGTTGCTAGGCTGTCCTGACGACATGCTGGCCGATGATCCCGTGGATGCAGCACCGGGTGACCTGCTGCTCGGCATGCCCGGTGCGCAGGCGGTGGACAGCGTGGCGCGCCAGCATCTGCGCTGGATCGGCGTGCAGGAGGCGAACTGGGATGACTGGGCACCGAGGATGCACGCTGGATAA
- the gmd gene encoding GDP-mannose 4,6-dehydratase, translating to MKKAIITGITGQDGAYLTELLLEKGYEVHGTYRRTSSVNFWRLDEVGVLNHPNLHLVEYDLTDLGTTISMVQKIQPDEIYNLAAQSFVGVSFEQPTTTAQITGVGALHLLEAIRLINPKIRFYQASTSEMFGKVQAIPQIEETPFYPRSPYGVAKLYAHWITVNYRESYDIFGSSGILFNHESPLRGREFVTRKITDSVAKIKLGQLDCLELGNLDAKRDWGFAKEYVEGMWRMLQVDQPDTFVLATNRTETVRDFVQMAFKGAGIDVEFRGKDQDETAVDTATGKTVMRINAKFHRPAEVDLLIGNPEKAARVLGWKPTTTLEQLCQMMVEADLKRNERGFSF from the coding sequence ATGAAGAAGGCAATCATCACGGGTATCACGGGTCAGGACGGTGCTTACCTGACCGAACTGCTGCTTGAGAAGGGCTACGAGGTCCATGGCACGTACCGTCGCACCAGCTCGGTGAACTTCTGGCGCCTGGACGAAGTGGGCGTGCTCAACCACCCGAATCTGCATCTGGTCGAGTACGACCTCACCGACCTGGGCACCACCATCTCGATGGTGCAGAAGATCCAGCCGGACGAGATCTACAACCTGGCCGCGCAGAGCTTCGTGGGCGTGAGCTTCGAACAGCCCACCACCACCGCACAGATCACCGGCGTCGGCGCGCTCCACCTGCTGGAAGCGATCCGCCTGATCAATCCGAAGATCCGCTTCTATCAGGCGTCGACCTCGGAAATGTTCGGCAAGGTGCAGGCCATCCCGCAGATCGAAGAAACGCCGTTCTACCCGCGCAGCCCGTATGGCGTGGCCAAGCTCTACGCGCACTGGATCACGGTGAACTACCGCGAGAGCTACGACATCTTCGGTTCCAGCGGCATCCTGTTCAACCACGAAAGCCCGCTGCGCGGCCGTGAGTTCGTGACCCGCAAGATCACCGACTCGGTGGCCAAGATCAAGCTCGGCCAGCTGGACTGCCTGGAGCTGGGCAACCTGGATGCCAAGCGCGACTGGGGCTTTGCCAAGGAATACGTGGAAGGCATGTGGCGCATGCTGCAGGTCGACCAGCCCGATACCTTCGTGCTGGCAACCAACCGCACCGAGACCGTGCGCGACTTCGTGCAGATGGCCTTCAAGGGCGCGGGCATCGACGTCGAGTTCCGTGGCAAGGACCAGGACGAAACCGCGGTCGATACGGCCACCGGAAAGACGGTGATGCGCATCAATGCGAAGTTCCACCGCCCGGCAGAAGTCGACCTGCTGATCGGCAATCCGGAGAAGGCCGCGCGCGTGCTGGGCTGGAAGCCGACGACCACCCTGGAACAGCTGTGCCAGATGATGGTTGAGGCGGACCTGAAGAGGAACGAACGTGGTTTCTCCTTCTGA
- a CDS encoding NAD-dependent epimerase/dehydratase family protein has protein sequence MVSPSETPGKRVLITGASGFTGRYVIERLQADGYEVVTLGSHAGPSATASVDLLDRAALQVALEALQPAYVIHLAAISFVAHGDADEIYRVNIVGTRNLLEALAGLPTPPAHVLLASSANVYGNVGGVLGEDAPLSPQNDYAVSKMAMEAMASLWKDRLPITVVRPFNYTGVGQSERFLIPKIVGHFKRRAPVIELGNIDVSRDFYDVRWVAELYARLLATPGVGEVYNVCSGVEWSLQQVIDTLNALAGYTIEVRVNPAFVRGNEVKSLRGSNDKVLAKVGEMPAFDFASTLSWMYGSTP, from the coding sequence GTGGTTTCTCCTTCTGAGACCCCCGGTAAGCGTGTCCTGATCACGGGGGCGTCCGGCTTCACCGGACGCTACGTGATCGAGCGGCTGCAGGCCGATGGGTACGAGGTGGTGACCCTGGGGTCGCACGCGGGCCCGTCGGCCACCGCGTCGGTGGATCTGCTCGATCGCGCCGCGCTGCAGGTCGCCCTTGAGGCGCTGCAGCCGGCCTATGTCATCCACCTGGCGGCGATCTCATTTGTCGCCCATGGGGATGCCGATGAAATCTACCGGGTCAACATCGTAGGCACGCGCAACCTGCTCGAGGCCCTTGCTGGGTTGCCGACGCCGCCGGCGCATGTGCTGCTGGCCAGCAGCGCGAACGTGTATGGCAACGTGGGCGGTGTGCTCGGCGAAGACGCGCCGTTGTCGCCGCAGAATGACTATGCCGTCAGCAAGATGGCGATGGAGGCGATGGCGTCGCTGTGGAAGGACCGGCTGCCGATCACCGTGGTCAGGCCGTTCAACTACACCGGGGTAGGGCAGTCCGAACGGTTCCTGATTCCCAAGATCGTGGGGCATTTCAAGCGTCGCGCGCCGGTGATCGAGCTGGGCAACATCGACGTGTCGCGCGATTTCTACGACGTACGCTGGGTTGCCGAGTTGTACGCGCGGTTGCTCGCCACGCCCGGCGTTGGCGAGGTGTACAACGTCTGCTCCGGCGTGGAGTGGTCGCTGCAGCAGGTGATCGACACGCTCAACGCACTCGCCGGCTACACCATCGAGGTGCGGGTGAACCCCGCCTTTGTGCGCGGCAACGAAGTCAAATCGCTGCGCGGCTCCAACGACAAGGTGTTGGCCAAGGTCGGTGAGATGCCCGCGTTCGACTTCGCCTCCACCCTATCCTGGATGTACGGAAGCACCCCGTGA
- a CDS encoding class I SAM-dependent methyltransferase: protein MAQKTTGLHAILSAPWAYDLLQNILGAQKARKRLLNDHARPGPNATILDIGCGTGEIVPHLPKGAGYHGFDLSPLYIESANRRFGNRATFHCMDIADYQPQDGDELADVVLAVGILHHLDDDIVVKLMQSARSKLKPGGHLVTMDGTLVDDQSSLARNLILRDRGQNIRTPDAYRALAEKAFQDVKVTVRHDMIYVPYTHCVMECRA, encoded by the coding sequence ATGGCCCAGAAGACGACCGGCCTTCACGCAATTCTCTCGGCCCCGTGGGCCTACGACCTGCTGCAGAACATCCTGGGCGCACAGAAGGCGCGCAAGCGCCTGCTCAACGACCATGCGCGGCCGGGGCCCAACGCGACCATCCTGGATATCGGGTGCGGGACCGGTGAGATCGTCCCCCACCTGCCAAAGGGAGCCGGCTACCACGGCTTCGACCTGTCCCCGCTTTACATCGAATCGGCCAACCGCCGCTTCGGCAACCGCGCCACGTTCCACTGCATGGACATTGCCGACTACCAGCCACAGGACGGCGACGAACTGGCCGACGTGGTCCTGGCCGTCGGCATCCTGCACCACCTGGACGACGATATCGTGGTGAAGTTGATGCAGTCGGCGCGCAGCAAGCTCAAGCCCGGTGGCCATCTGGTCACCATGGATGGCACCTTGGTGGACGACCAGTCCTCCCTGGCACGCAACCTGATCCTGCGCGACCGCGGCCAGAACATCCGCACACCGGATGCCTACCGCGCCTTGGCGGAGAAGGCCTTCCAGGACGTCAAAGTCACCGTTCGCCACGACATGATCTACGTTCCCTACACGCATTGCGTAATGGAGTGCCGCGCCTGA
- a CDS encoding mannose-1-phosphate guanylyltransferase/mannose-6-phosphate isomerase, translated as MLPIVPVILSGGSGTRLWPVSREAYPKQFLPLVGEDTMLQATWKRVAQVAGAAPIVVANQEHRFMAAEQLRECNVTPQALILEPIGRNTAPAIAIAALQAMANGDDALLLVLPSDHVVRDEKAFHEAVKQAAAAAQTGKLVTFGIVPTAPETGYGYIKAAAGEGVRAVERFVEKPNLETAEQYVRSGEYFWNSGMFLFKASRYLAELEALQPAILAASRAALDKASRDSDFIRLDADAFAASPNDSIDYAVMEKTADAAVVPLDAGWNDVGSWSALWEVSDKDASGNACHGDVIAVDCRNSYAYGSRLIAMVGLDDVVVVETDDAVFVGHKDRVQDVKEIVARIKRDGRSEAAAHRKVYRPWGAYDSIDNGARFQVKRITVKPGATLSLQMHHHRAEHWIVVSGTAEVTRGEEVILLTENQSTYIPLGVTHRLKNPGKLPLELIEVQSGSYLGEDDIVRFEDSYGRA; from the coding sequence AGGACACCATGCTCCAGGCCACGTGGAAGCGCGTTGCGCAGGTCGCCGGTGCCGCACCGATCGTGGTGGCCAACCAGGAACACCGTTTCATGGCCGCCGAGCAGCTGCGCGAGTGCAATGTCACGCCGCAGGCGCTGATCCTCGAACCGATCGGCCGCAACACCGCACCGGCGATCGCCATTGCCGCGCTGCAGGCAATGGCCAACGGCGATGACGCGCTGCTGCTGGTGTTGCCGTCGGACCACGTGGTGCGCGATGAAAAGGCGTTCCACGAGGCGGTCAAGCAGGCCGCGGCCGCGGCGCAGACGGGCAAGCTGGTCACCTTCGGCATCGTGCCGACCGCACCGGAAACCGGCTACGGCTACATCAAGGCCGCAGCTGGTGAGGGCGTGCGCGCGGTCGAGCGCTTCGTCGAGAAGCCGAACCTGGAAACCGCCGAACAGTACGTGCGGTCCGGCGAGTACTTCTGGAACAGCGGCATGTTCCTGTTCAAGGCCTCGCGTTACCTGGCCGAGCTTGAAGCCCTGCAGCCGGCCATCCTGGCCGCCAGCCGTGCCGCGCTGGACAAGGCGTCGCGCGACAGCGACTTCATCCGCCTGGATGCCGACGCCTTCGCCGCCAGCCCGAACGATTCCATCGATTACGCAGTGATGGAAAAGACCGCCGATGCGGCCGTGGTGCCGCTGGATGCCGGCTGGAACGACGTGGGCTCCTGGTCGGCGCTGTGGGAAGTGTCGGACAAGGATGCCTCGGGCAATGCCTGCCACGGCGACGTGATCGCGGTCGATTGCCGCAACAGCTATGCCTACGGCAGCCGCCTGATCGCCATGGTCGGGCTGGATGACGTGGTGGTGGTGGAAACCGATGATGCGGTGTTCGTGGGCCACAAGGACCGCGTGCAGGACGTCAAGGAAATCGTGGCCCGGATCAAGCGCGACGGCCGCAGCGAAGCAGCCGCGCACCGCAAGGTTTACCGCCCGTGGGGCGCCTACGACTCGATCGATAACGGCGCCCGGTTCCAGGTCAAGCGCATCACCGTCAAGCCGGGCGCCACGCTCAGCCTGCAGATGCACCACCACCGGGCCGAACACTGGATCGTGGTCAGCGGCACTGCCGAGGTGACCCGTGGCGAGGAGGTCATCCTGCTGACCGAAAACCAGAGCACCTACATCCCGCTGGGCGTTACCCATCGCCTGAAGAACCCGGGCAAGCTGCCGTTGGAGCTGATCGAAGTGCAGTCGGGCAGCTATCTGGGGGAAGACGACATCGTCCGCTTCGAGGACAGCTACGGCCGGGCCTGA